A stretch of the Aegilops tauschii subsp. strangulata cultivar AL8/78 chromosome 4, Aet v6.0, whole genome shotgun sequence genome encodes the following:
- the LOC109774723 gene encoding RGS1-HXK1-interacting protein 1: protein MASSEIGRTPAQGAEDASASPWPLRKLQSFAPRLLSQYKAYEDVFVERAKVTISDALVLASEHQAEAIGCATVAGFILFRGPRRFLYRNTLGRFKTEKDLLNDVEQSMIEYKTSIESLRKDSKYTLDKVVIGESDLQRGRTDLRSTGKQIQSVIRSIYKAESTAAGLMDQLRIIPTRQSLELRAEVASMASDLKNRRHVLEERVNRISEYGVRV, encoded by the exons ATGGCGTCATCGGAGATCGGCCGCACGCCGGCGCAAGGCGCGGAAGACGCCTCCGCCTCCCCCTGGCCTCTCCGCAAGCTCCAG AGCTTTGCGCCACGGCTGTTGTCACAGTACAAAGCCTACGAGGATGTGTTTGTGGAGAGGGCTAAAG TTACTATTTCGGATGCGCTGGTTCTTGCGAGCGAGCATCAAGCGGAGGCAATTGGATGTGCCACTGTCGCAGGGTTCATCTTGTTCAGAG GCCCTCGGAGATTTTTATACCGCAATACTCTGGGTCGTTTTAAAACTGAGAAG GATTTACTGAATGATGTTGAACAAAGTATGATCGAATACAAAACATCTATTGAGAGCTTGAGAAAGGATTCCAAATACACCCTGGACAAAGTAGTCATTGGTGAAAGTGATCTGCAGCGTGGCCGAACTGATTTGAG ATCTACTGGTAAGCAAATCCAGTCCGTTATAAGATCTATTTACAAAGCAGAATCCACAGCTGCAG GTTTGATGGATCAACTAAGAATTATTCCTACAAGACAGTCTCTTGAATTACGAGCAGAG GTGGCTTCCATGGCCTCTGATTTGAAAAACCGGAGACATGTCCTGGAAGAAAGGGTGAACCGTATATCTGAATATGGTGTCCGCGTCTGA